The following coding sequences lie in one Myxococcus xanthus genomic window:
- a CDS encoding class I SAM-dependent methyltransferase, whose amino-acid sequence MRRVPEGAAVRREFFRSAYLLGAPWDIGRPQRAFVELWEAGAISGEVLDVGCGFAENALFLAAKGLPVCGVDMMEPAIQRARDTAYLRGLDVDLRVGNALELATLGRRFDTLLDSALLHVFEPGDRPAFAASLASVLRPGGHYHALYFRDGPRAIPPEALSATFGEGWRVKSIREAHYEQTDPEGALAWLATIERVAT is encoded by the coding sequence ATGCGGCGGGTGCCTGAAGGAGCAGCGGTCCGGCGCGAGTTCTTCCGCTCGGCATACCTGCTGGGCGCGCCCTGGGACATCGGACGGCCCCAGCGGGCCTTCGTCGAACTGTGGGAGGCCGGCGCGATTTCCGGCGAGGTGCTCGACGTGGGCTGCGGCTTCGCGGAGAACGCGCTCTTCCTGGCGGCCAAGGGCCTGCCGGTGTGCGGCGTGGACATGATGGAGCCGGCCATCCAGCGGGCGCGAGACACGGCATACCTGCGCGGGCTCGACGTGGACCTGCGCGTGGGCAACGCCCTGGAGCTGGCCACGCTGGGCCGGCGCTTCGACACCCTCCTCGATTCGGCCCTGCTCCACGTCTTCGAGCCTGGAGACCGGCCCGCGTTCGCCGCCAGCCTCGCGAGTGTGCTACGGCCCGGCGGGCACTACCATGCGCTGTACTTCCGCGACGGACCGCGTGCCATTCCCCCGGAGGCCCTGAGCGCGACCTTCGGGGAAGGATGGCGCGTGAAGTCCATCCGGGAGGCGCACTACGAGCAGACCGACCCGGAGGGCGCGCTGGCCTGGCTCGCCACCATCGAGCGGGTGGCGACGTAG